In Carassius auratus strain Wakin unplaced genomic scaffold, ASM336829v1 scaf_tig00008558, whole genome shotgun sequence, the genomic stretch CTAtcacattttctaactgtttttaaattcattttaagtaaatgttttaatcattttaaaagttttaaaaaaaatatttttgttattatttttcttcatgattattttactttcttttatgtaaagcattttgcattaccattgtgtacgaaatgtgctatataaataaacttgccttgcctagatcGTGCAgcgatcatgtttgtgactgatcttattagagatgTGCTAACATTTCCGACACAGCGCAGGAATGCCATAgcgccagaaattaaagtaatcactacattacgatatttgggaACTGGCAAAATGCAACAATGTAATATGATGacttgggtctgtcacaaccttctgtaagcagagtgatcacacaaacaattacagcacttttagaacatcttattgtgtcgcagttcatttcatttccactggacattcccaccttgcaggctcaaaaactacatttatgaatatagcaggcttataggtgtgcacaagcagggggaatgaaccgttaatagtttgtgctatacgctcctatgtctgcttcttgtcccttgctgtgacacccggtcCGAATAATcttttaagaatggccttgtaaACACTGTTTGGCTTTCTCGTTCTTCTTGGTTTTGAtcccatgtttgatacattaaaaccaacattcaaaccgccacttcagtcactgtaattggaaagagtgaaacaatttttatcattctaagccaatcaaataccttataggatattaaaagcatggtaaattaaaaaaaaatatttatatacacacatataatgtgtgtacgtgtgtgtgtgtgtgtgtgtgagagagagagagagagagagagagagagagaacggtcaaataggaaaaattacacaTGTAAATTCAAattgagaattagaatagagcctatacttaaaatcactctttttttccatcttggacaaccaaccaatcacagtcttcaaaagattgtgtcatacatagcaacggggtcaaccccgcctcctcactaagatgaaagtttttgtcttttccttactcagagttgctcttaGATCGATCCCGAATTGCTTTTAAGCTGAGACTCCTACGTAAacgtttttaagctaaattaagagttttctgagaggattcttagaatctttatgaatacaggccctggactttacacctctgcctgtaatatatctgcttttTATTGCACTctttggccaccaggtggtattgtgagcaaatgaAGCCTCCAGAAATGAACCCTTTTGTCAACCACTTAGCCTAAAAGCTTAAAGCTTAATGAGGCTTCATCTCGCCATCACTAATCAGTTTCGTTATTAAATATGATAGTTTAATTCATGATTAAACactcacagagcttttctgcagttgatcacagctggtatcagtcttcttctcccctcatctgatgtgttgtatttcatgGGGTTCAGTTCATCCAGTGGCTCCTCTGACATCTGAATCATATAGGAgattgttgagcagtgagcagcagAGAGTTTCTTTTCTGCGTatttgtctgatttcacaaactcTTGAATCTCTCTGGACAGagtctgatctttcacttccagcagacagaggaacagattaATGGATTCACCAGCTGAGAGAGAAGGATGATCATCTTTGATCTTCTCTTTAATGTACTGTGTGGTTCTCTTGATGCTATTTGAGTTGTTCTCTGTGCGTTtcagtagatcctgtaagagtctTTGATTGAACTCCATTGAGATGCCCAGCAGGAACCGAAGAAACAGATCCAGATGTCCATTCTCACTTTTGAGAGCTTTATCTACTGCTGATCTTAGTAGATTATACAGAGAGTCTTTGTCAAAGCGGTAAGATCTGAATTCATGCAGTGGCTCCATGTTCTTTGTTAAATAGCAGTAAAACACATAGAAAGCAGCGAGAAATTCCTGAATGCTCAGATGGATGAAActgtagactttcctctgatgaatcacagattcctctttaaagatctcagtgcaaatcccagaatacactgaggcATCAGCGAGGTTTATGctgctctcaatcaggtcctcctcatagaacatcacattgccccccatcagctgtttgaaagccacttcagcaagtttcacaatcacttctctgtgATTTTCATACTTCTGCTTGctcatgttgatctgaatcagcaggaagtggatgtacatttcagtcagagtttgagggatttttGCACTCAGATCTTCTTTcaggagcttctgaagcacagtggatgacATCCAacagaagacggggatgtggcacatgatgtggaggcttcttgctcttctgatgtgtaagatgattctgctggcttgatgctcatcactgattctcttcctgaaatattcctccttctgaggctcattgaatccctgaatttctgtcagacggtggatgtattcggaggggatctgattggctgctgctggtctggaggtgatccagatgagagcagagggaagcagctctcctttcatgagctttgacatcaacacaggcactgatgaagtctcagtcacatcacaaacttCCTGATcatctgaaaacatcagtgtgattctgctttcatccagaccatcaaagatgaacacaactttacactcctcataaatctgtgagtccagatcttgaagttcaggatgaaagtccagcagaagtctgtgaagactgtactgatgatctcggatcaagttcagctctcgaaatggaagcacaaagatgaaatctacatcctgattggcttttccctcggcccattccagaatgaacttctgcacagagacggtttttccgattccagcgatgcctttagtaagaacagttTTGATCGGCTCTTTCTCCTCACATCCTGCTTCAGCGgaggctttaaagatgtcattgcagtagattgtagtgtcttgtgagtgttgtgttctggctgttttctccatctgtaaaacctcatgttcttcattcactccttctctctctccctctatgatgtagagctgtgtgtagatgcTGTTCAGGAGACTTTCATTCCCCTGGAATTTCAGACCCTCAAATAAtctctcatacttgttcttcatgctggttttgtgcttcATTTTGACTATCTGTAGTTCATCATTCACTGGTTGAGGAGGATCCTGTTTTCCAGTCTGATAATCCTTATCCACCctacacaaaagtaaaaaaactttacaaaaataaataatttaatctaTGATTATaacaaaaattgaaatatttttttcttttcccagttTCACTAGATCAATTAAATTACCACTACATGTTTATcctcacctggggtcagaggtcactggttcATTACTATAATTAGGAGGTTGAGGCATTGATTCTacactcttcatagacacacagctgggaTCTGTTAATGAAGATCTTTGACTCCATTTTCtaagaaaacacacagaaatcaTTCTGAGGTGGTTGATAGGGAAAAAAACATATCATGCATAGGCCTGCCTATAGAGTAGAGCTGCACGACTGATGGTTTAAAAGACTCTGATCTTGATTCAAGCACCCACacaatattatttctaaatgacaaaaattacaatATGTCCTATATACCTGTTTCACATTAATCACATCTGAACCATCAGCAGAGTATGAGCAGTGTGCATTTTGTCACTGACCATTTGAATAAATTAGATCAGTCAAAACACAGCCCGCTATGCTTGCATTGGGAAAAGTAtggttctctgcatttaacccatcttaATGAACACACAAAGTGTGAGCACACATTCAGAGCAGTGGGGAGCCATTTTTGGCGCCTTTGGAGCAGTTGGGTGTTGGGTTCTCGTtaaatgacttggttcctcccctggtgaaatcagctgctgagttcatgggtggagcaaaaatatggcaggacttttactctttggcccctggacttttgtcttaagtttaagcagaggtgggaagtccaggggccaaggagcgaaagtcctgccatattttagCAACTAAGATATCTTTCAGAAAAGCCAACTCTGTGCTATGAAAAGGCTTGAAGACAGACTGACAAATTTCTGAGATATGGTTCGTAATTAGAAAAGATTGTACTTGACAAAACACAATCTTTCCTAGTAGCTTAGAAATAAAAGGCACCGTGGAAATTTGTTCAGTAGGGAAAGCAAAGCAGAGCCAACAGACTCATTtagcaatttaaaatacagagtATGTGTCACAGGCCAGATAATGTAGGGGCGCCACTTGCCAACCGACACTCCTCTTCTACTATACCCCTCCCCTGAGGAGCTACCCCAACACCCACGGAGAACGGACAATAGAATAACAGTAATCccaagtatatttatttaaattaaaaggcAATCTCAAGGAAAGAGGTCAGGCCAACCGGCCCTCTTGCGTCGACAGGTCAGACTAGATATCAGCAATGGAGATTGGACTCGAGTGGCTGGACCAGCGAGACTTCAGCATAAACTGGTAAGCGGGACAGGTCAGTATGGGTTCAGTTTGTTCACTCTTCCTTCCTGAATACAGGACTGGATACAGTAGCGAGGATGTGGCTTGGTCCCCTGGCTCAACAGGGCTTCAGCATAGACTGAAACAAAATGGATTAGTTTGGATTCAATACGCTCACTTTATTCCTGAATACAGGACTTGGTGCAATAGCGAGAATGTGGCTCGGTTCCCTGACTCAACAGGACTTCAGCATAGACTGGTAGGCAGAGTGGATCAGTATGGATTCAGTATTCTCACTTCCTTCCTAGATACCGTATTTCTTCCTGGATACAGGACTGGGTGCAGTTGCAAGGATGTGGCTCGGTTCCCTGGCTCAACAGGACTTCAGCATAGACTGATAAACAAAATGGATTAGTATGGATTCAATATGCTCACTTTCTTCCTGAATACAGGACTGGATGAAGAAGCGAGAATATGGCTCGGTTCCCTGGCTCAACAGGACTTCAGCATAGACTGATAAACAAAATGGATTAGTATGGATTCAATATGCTCACTTTCTTGCTGAATACAGGACTTGGTGCAATAGCGAGAATGTGGCTCGGTTCCCTGACTCAACAGGACTTCATCATAGACTGGTAGGCAGAGTGGATCAGTATGGATTCAGTATTCTCACTTCCTTCCTAGATACCGTATTTCTTCCTGGATACAGGACTGGGTGCAGTTGCAAGGATGTGGCTCGGTTCCCTGGCTCAACAGGACTTCAGCATAGACTGATAAACAAAATGGATTAGTATGGATTCAATACGCTCACTTTCTTCCTGAATACAGGACTGGATGCAGTAGCGAGAATATGGCTCGGTTCCCTGGCTCAACAGGACTTCAGCATAGACTGATAAACAAAATGAATTAGTATGGATTCAATATGCTCACTTCCTTCCTGAATACAGGACTGGATGCAGTAGCGAGAATGTGGCTCGGTTCCCTGACTCAACAGGACTTCAGCATAGACTGGTAGGCAGAGTGGATCAGTATGGATTCAGTATGCTCACGCTTTCTTCCTGGATGCAGGACTAGATGCAGCAGCGGAGATGTGGCTCAGCGGGACTTCAGCATAAACTGGTAGGCAGCGCGGATAAGTATGGATTCAGTAGGAGTTCAGTAACATCGAAGATCTGTTCGGTTGGGTACCACACAATCTGCAACTTCCCTCCACTCGTGCATGCACTGCAAAACACTCAACTGCACACGTGAAGAAAATAACCAGCACTGCATTCACAAACCCCCAAACATTAAGGCAGCGTGCGGAGTGCGGCCCAGACGGAAACCCTGGCGGATGACAACTGTATTATAGATAAACAAGCTCTACACTGCAATTTCACATCCAAAACACTCCTCTTCTCCCACAGGATAATGCCTCCAGCCACAGTTACAGAGTTACAACCTCTTCAGAAATAGACAGAGTGTAATGACTTTCCCACCCAATGATACTACAGTGAATCCTCATGTCATTTTCGATAAGGAAAGACTGTCACTTATCTTTTTTTTAGTTACCCTGTGACAtataaaagtgaagtgacattcagccaagtatggtgacccatactcagaatttgtgctctgcatttaacccatccgaaatgcacacacacagagcagtgaacacacacactgtgagcacacacccggagcagtgggcagccatttatgctgcggcgcccgggagcagttgggggttcgatgccttgctcaagggcacctaagtcgtggtattgaaggtggagagagaactgtacatgcactccccccacccacaattccgtccggcccaagactagaacccacaacccttcgattgggagtccaaccctctaaccattaggccacgacttcccttcccTCATTATGTATTACATAATGAGGGCAGAATTAAGTTTTGAGagtaataattatttcagtgatggattgtaaaaataaaataggatTAAAAGTCTCCCATAAAGCTAATAGGTGGGAAACAATGAACAGGTCAAGGTCATTTTAATGGTTACCACTCGAAGTTGTAATTTAGCAATTTTATCAGAAAAAAGCTCAAGAAGCTTTCACATAGAACATTTGAGGGATTTGGTATACAATTTACAGATGAATTTAGGACAGCATTTATAATGGAGAACAGGACTTTAGGCTTATTTTGGTTGTTTAAAATTAGACTAGAGAAGCATGCAGACTTTGCAGCAGTCTGGTAGGTCAGAAGATTATacttaagtcaagtcacctttatttatatagcgcttttaacaatacagattgtgtcaaagtaactgaacaacattaattggtaaaacagtgtgtcaataattcaaaatgacaatagtaaacacaaatttcacaaattcattgttatcatccagctcagttcagtttaaatagtatatttgCAATCATGTCAACAAAGTTAACCTCAAGTGaagatattattttttgttgttgttaatttttgTTACGCTCTTCTACAGACTTGTCTTAATGAGCGAAATCTGGAGTTTTGACCAAAGGAGCAGTCACATTTAAAATTTCCAGCCATGTGTTGTTTAGCAGCTCAAGGACTTGGTCGATGTTTAAATCAGAAAGTGATGTGTCCAAAGACAACTGAGAGCTCAgttcatttaaaattcaaattcaaattcaaatgaaacTAAGAGGAGACAGCCTATCAGCATCACCAATTGAAGAAAGCAGATTTGGCAGAAACAATGAAAATAACAAGAATCTTGTCCGAGATCATACACAGTATTCatgagtgttaaattaacactgctcGGAGCATATATGGTgccactctaaaaaaaaaaaaaaaaaagtagtgttaaattaacactgaagcagtaTTAAAGTTAATGAAATAAGTGATTCAttaagtgctgattgagcattagtgatgaacaccttgtgttaacaagcagaattactgaagaaaagagaaacacaagaaatacaactgacttcagccacagccttagatgaaatcaaatgaaataaaagaagacattcaatctctgaagatctcagcgGGAAATGACTAATCATCGCCACAAACAGCAACAACAGCTTTTAAAAGTACTTCTATACCACAGCAAAAAAACACTTGCTTAACTAGTAAAGTTAGtaataaaacaagaacaattaCACAAATTACAAGCATAGATGAATACAACAAAACGTTACGAATATAAACAGTTGTGAATTATTCAGGTGCAGAAATGTAGACCTAATAGTTAAGTGTAAAATAACCCAATAGTGCTCACCACacaaattaaatacagataaatttTTGTTACAGCTATAGTGGTATTTAATTAGCAGACAGAAACCGATGTTTATTGGCTGCTGTCTCTTTGAGACCCACGTACCTAATACTGACTCACATCCGGTTTCTTTCCCAGCTGTTcacattcacttaagacataaccgacttTGTTTACTAGAATACTTGCCAAAGCGGTTTAATTTAacatactttgtgtgtgtgtgtgtgtgtgacagagaaatCACACAATGTCTGAATCGCGGCACCCCTACATAATTTGTAGTGATATACCCCACTAACTCcgtaaattcaaaaataaaatcatttgtcAGATGTGGAGCGCAATACACATCTAACAAAATAGGACCATTCCACTAAAGACTTATTAACTGAGCTTCAAAACTAGAAAAAACTTTTCCAACAGTTCTCTGACAGCGATAGAAAAAGTCTGTTTGTTCTCATGTTTATcctcacctggggtcagaggtcactggttcACCTCTGAAATAAGGACGATCAGGCAATGATTCATCACTCTTCATAGACATACAACTGGGAACTGGAGATAAAGATCTTTGATTCCAGATTctgacaaaacacaaaaataattcagGTTATTTGCCCTTAATTATGCCTGCTGTTTCATTTATTGTTTGTGTGGATGGGCcatttttattgatattgttCATTAATTTCCATCAGCATTTTCAGAGTAGATCCAATAGATTTATACTCGGTCACTGACACCCTGGGTCTCTCCAGCACTTTTGTCAAAAATTAACAACcagcacatttaaatgtaaaaaacaaaaacaaatcatcaCAGTTTTTAGTgtctatttaaataatacaaatctgcTTCTATTTTAATCTCCAATATAACTAGCAAAATACACTAACTGGTTTTAAATTCGAGTTGTAAAGATGAGGAACGTTGTAACACAGTGTTACAAGATGCCATACTTTTATTCGGACTGTGCTATTTTATGACATTAGCAATGCAATTTACATTAATTGCTTTGATAAATTTTAATGAGAATGGTTCAGAATTTATTTCAAGAAATGGCTCATCTATTTGTCTCTGTTCTGTGGAGGAGGGGAGTTTTGTGATTGTCTGAATGTCTATTTGCCCCCTTAAACATAAGGACTCAGAGAGATGGTTTACAGTCAACAGTTTGTAGTTTTATTACAGGAAGCAGTGTAAACCAAAGCATGAGAACAGTCATTAGTAAAATTCAAATGGATAGATGGTAATGACATTACTAGTGATGTTACGTTTCATGCCGAGGCTTCCGAGCGTGTGTTGAGAAATCCCAGAAGCTTTCAAGCTTACTTTAGAGCTCAGTTCCAGTCCTCAggacccactgctctgcacattttgtatgtctcccttatttgACACACCTTATTCAGATCATCATCTCATTAGGAGAGAGATCCATGAACTGAACTGAGAGTGTCAGATAAGAtacacatacaaaatgtgcagagtagTGGGTCCCAAGGACTGGAGTTGAGAACCACTATTTTAAATTGATGTCATTGATAATGTCCGAAAGGCCTCGCTTCCGCCTGACAGGTTCAGGAAGTAGTTTGAATCTTAGAGATTCCTCTGCCCAGTTAAACCCAGCCATTTTCAgttttagaataataatattgCCCCTCCTGTTCGTTATGACCAAAAACTTGATTTACACACATTTGATAGCCACATTAATTTTAAAGCCAATACGTTTATTACACAGTTATgtttagggttgggtatcgtttgaatttttATCGATTTCGATTCTGCTTATTGATTCCAATTCTTATTGATTCCTAGTTTCGATTCCAATGagataaaaaatccaatataaaaaaataaagtcaaacatttagatgtcaaacgTGTATTCgttctttttacaaagcattctgttgcagctgaataacatgagcaaaaatcagtagcctacaaaacactgcaagaggaattttgcctgtgcttaaaaaagaaaataacatagcaaaaacaactaattaacccttgtggattgttcaaattcactgcCCTTTcggtatgttcgggatgaaaacatccactcaattaaacaatcaattaaaaaaaaaatttcctttttttttttttgcataaatctgttaatcaacttcagtcctgatcaaaactaccaaatgtttttaaaaaatccaagattttaactctttaattgccaagttcataaatgatgtcactgatttgggggaaaaaaacacacacaaaatgacttattttcaatataaaagtaattgtggctggattatttttttttttaactttttttaacagtcttggtcatgtcaaagattagtagcaacattggctttgaagcatttttagtttttgttcagcattacatttaatttttttctccctaatttgttgttggtggctgtttttgccccattgacttccattataactacatttttttattgcaaaaaatgGCTTCTGGTCTGAGTGAACGCTGGCGTGTGTATCTGCCGCTGCTCTCCggcatttttagacttttttaaaagttttaaaaagtttttttttttttttttttttacctgcaaatttttaaactattttaacgaATTTAAAAGGATTTGAAAAAGGACTGTCCTCACAGGTTTGGAGACTAAACTCACATCCGTTCTGTTTATTCTGCTGTTTCCTGCGAAAGACGCGAAACAGGCTTATCTCAACTGGTTCTTGTCGTCTGTTCATGGTTTGGAAACTATGCAACTGACTTCTCTGCCGTTCTTGTCAAGATCTTCACGAAAGGACGCACACCAGGGTGATACCACCTGATTCCTGTGTTTTGTTCGTCCATGGTAGGATTGAATGTCCACTATTAACTCTGGATTGCGAGcggaaaatataaatgttatcccttttgtttttcttgatgTGTTTGACTCTCCCTGCTGATCATCGTCAATTTCAATCAGATTTTCTCTGTCTGCCTGCATACTCAGACCATTGTTTTATCTTCGATATGGCTTTATACTATTCATCATCCGACTTGCTACGTTTAAAATCCTCGTACCGCCTGCCAGTCGGAGTTTATAATCAATGTGCTGCCCTGGGAATTACGCGTCGACCACGGTATGTGCATCGTGGATCACGTCGCTGTTATAGCAGTTTTCAGATGGCTTCTTCTGACAGTCATGTTCCAGTCATCTGGTCTTCTCGTCGTCATCAACTGAATGATCTAAAtgataaacaatgtaaacaatcTTAGCGTGTTAAAATACACTGCCAGTGTCCCGTTGGAAAAGACTGAAATCACCTCCATAAAAATGGGTCTCTTAAATGCACGATCTATATCTAACAAGGcctttattttgaatgattttatgaTGTCATGTTCGCTTGACTTTTTCTTTATTACTGAGACTTGGTTGAATCCTGGTGATCAGATGGCTTTGGGTGAGTTGACACCACCAGGCTGTGACTCTTTGAACTCTCCTCGGACCGCAGGACGAGGAGGTGGGGTTGCCACTGTTTTCCGTAACACTTTTAAATGCAGACTACTATCCACACAAATCTATTCGAGTTTCGAGGTACAGCTACTAAAGATTGATACTCTGGATTCTTTTTTCTGTGCTTTGGTATATAGACCGCCCAAATGGAATAAGGATTTCATCCAGCAATTTTCTGATTTTCTCTCTGGTTTGATGTCTCGCTGTGATAAACTTTTGGTCCTTGGGGATTTTAATGTCCATTTATGCTGCCCATCAATGCCATTGGTTAATGAATTTCTTTCTCTTATTGAGACTTTTAATTTAACACAACATGTTTTTGGTTCTACTCATATGAAAGGTCACACATTAGATCTTGTGTTATCATTTGGTATTTCAGTATCAAATCTGGAGGTTTCAGATGTAGGTATTTCTGACCATTATTCAGTGGTATTCGATGCTGTTTGTTCTTATATCTATCCAATCTCTTCTCAGCCTTTACATTATGCTAGGTCCATCAATTATACAACTGCAAAccttttttcagaattttatttATCTCATGTTACAGACAAAATCGATGGAGAGGACATTGAGGTGCAGGTTGAGGTTTTTACTAAGTCTTGCACTTTTGCTTTAGATTGTGTTGCCCCTCTTAAACTAAAGAAACACAAGGGAATCTCTCAACCTTGGCTAAATAATGTAACACGCACTTTTAGAAAAGAATGTAGAAAAGCTGAACGCAAGTGGAAGAGAGATAAACTTCAAATTTCAtctgaaatgttaaaaaattcTTTGGCTAACTATCAGAAAGTAGTAAAGGaggaaaaaatgaaatttttctcTAAGGTAATTTCAGATAATGCAAACCGGCCAAAAGTACTGTTTAACACAATTGATTCCATTTTAAACCCCCCAAGGAATGTCATGAGAGATGCCACACAAGAAACTTGTGaagaatttttattgttttttactcaaaaaattgaGAAGATCAGAAGTGAAATTGTACCTTTACAATCCTGTTCATCAATTAATCCTGCGCTGtctaatattttttcaaactttgaACCGGTTTCCTCAGCGCAGTTAGCA encodes the following:
- the LOC113072146 gene encoding NACHT, LRR and PYD domains-containing protein 3-like; translation: MDNRENSERHNSVSIKSGRLTPRPPVLSDEPVTFEPRIWNQRSLSPVPSCMSMKSDESLPDRPYFRGEPVTSDPRKWSQRSSLTDPSCVSMKSVESMPQPPNYSNEPVTSDPRVDKDYQTGKQDPPQPVNDELQIVKMKHKTSMKNKYERLFEGLKFQGNESLLNSIYTQLYIIEGEREGVNEEHEVLQMEKTARTQHSQDTTIYCNDIFKASAEAGCEEKEPIKTVLTKGIAGIGKTVSVQKFILEWAEGKANQDVDFIFVLPFRELNLIRDHQYSLHRLLLDFHPELQDLDSQIYEECKVVFIFDGLDESRITLMFSDDQEVCDVTETSSVPVLMSKLMKGELLPSALIWITSRPAAANQIPSEYIHRLTEIQGFNEPQKEEYFRKRISDEHQASRIILHIRRARSLHIMCHIPVFCWMSSTVLQKLLKEDLSAKIPQTLTEMYIHFLLIQINMSKQKYENHREVIVKLAEVAFKQLMGGNVMFYEEDLIESSINLADASVYSGICTEIFKEESVIHQRKVYSFIHLSIQEFLAAFYVFYCYLTKNMEPLHEFRSYRFDKDSLYNLLRSAVDKALKSENGHLDLFLRFLLGISMEFNQRLLQDLLKRTENNSNSIKRTTQYIKEKIKDDHPSLSAGESINLFLCLLEVKDQTLSREIQEFVKSDKYAEKKLSAAHCSTISYMIQMSEEPLDELNPMKYNTSDEGRRRLIPAVINCRKALFPGCKPSDQHCEMVSSALQSSNCVLRELDLSKNNLQDSGMKLLSDGLKSPNCQLQILSLAGCNLTAQCCKSLYSALQSSNSVLKELDMCNNDLQDSGVKFISDGLKNQNCHLQILRLSGCMVTEEGCGYLSSVLSLNPSHLRELDLSYNYPGPSGVQLLKHKLEDPKYKLQILNVDHGGEIRITAGPRKYVCDLTLDPNTANTQLILSDENRMIRHLDDPQPYPDHPERFDGVPQVLSVESLTGHCYWEIEWSGRADISVSYKGISRKGGSDCWFGNNDKSWSLRCSYNGFTVSHNNSSTYIPGISSSSNRAGVYVDVLAGTLSFYSVSDTHTLTHLHTFNTTFTEPLCAGFRIYPDSSVSLCDIKP